The genome window CAGAGTCGAGGGCACGGTTCCTCGCGCTCCGGGGGAAGGGAGAGGAGAGGGAGGGATCCCGCGTTCTCAGCCGGTCCCGGACGGCTCGCGCTGCCACGCCCACGGGGCGAGTCTCCCCTGCGCCGTGTACTCAAAGAGCCTGTTCGTGAAGGCGACCTCGGAGCGCGGAGACCCCTCGAGGATCCCCGCGACGCGGACGAGCTCCTCGGCCAGCGCGCGGTCCGCCGTCCTCACGAGGAAACGCGCGTTCCCGACCCTGATGACCGGGTACTCGTCCGCCCGCGGTTCCGCCGCGGGGTGCGCCGCGCCGCGGGTCCACCTCCCGCGCGGGGGTGCGCGACTCCCCTCCCTGTCGAGGCCCACCTGCAGTTCTCGCATGAAGGGGACTTGCTCCCTTGCTATATAAAAGTTTACAAGAATAAATATATTCTCTATATATAATTCCCACAAATATATATCTTTAGGGTGTCTGGGCGTGCAGACCGCGACCCTGATATCCGTGTCCCGCGCCGGAGATGCCCTTTACAGGGCCGGTTCGAGAGTAATATATAAATACTCTCCGTGCCCCTATTCAAATGAGGTGATCAAGGTGGCAGATTTACCTCTTGCAGCAGTTGTCAGGATTGCGAAGAAGAGCGGTGCAGAACGCGTGGGAAGCGACGCCGCGACTGCACTCGTCGCAAAGTCTGAAGAATACCTCGCCGAACTCGTCAAGAAGGCGACGAAGTTCGCGATGCACGCCGGGAGAAAGACCATCAAGGAAGAGGACGTCGAGCTCGCGGCAAAAGAGATCTAGGGGCTCTCCCATCCTCCTTACTCCATCTGTCCGACAGGGGAACACACACCAACAGTCCTTTTTTCCGGGCGAAAACCCGGTGAGGCCCGCACGGCGAGGGGGAGGCCTCTCCCGCGCGGCACCGAACCGTAATGCCCCGCGGGGAGAGAAATTACGGGGAGAGGTGGCCGTGGTGTGACTGTCACGACGTGGTTCTGTCCCCGGTGCTCGCACGAGTCCCCCCGGCCGGTGGAGGTGTGCCCGGCGTGCGGGCACGGCACCGCCTCCGATTCCCCCCTCGCGCACGAGGAGAGGCTGGTCTCTGCCGTCTCACCCCCCGTTCGGGAGCACAGGATGATCGCGATTCGAGGTCCCCGGGAGGATTCGTTCCCAAAGGGCCGTCCCCGCCCTCGCGGGGGTGATCCGGGGGGAGACGGACTCCCACGTCGTCTGCAAGGCGGCGCGGGCGACGCGTTGCGGGGCAGAAATTTTATCGTGTCCTGCACGAGAATTTACGGATACACTCGGGTGATGGAGTTCACCTTCTAACCGCAGGCCCTGCAGATCCCTCTCCTGCTGATAACTCCTACTCTTGATTCGCGACTGGAAGAACGAGACCCACAGGAAGGAGTATCATGCACGGCCAGGTTCCGGAACGAGCGCCCGACCCGCCCGCGGCGGGTCCCGTTTCCCCCCCGTCTCCCCCACAACTCCCCGACCTCCTTTGCAGTGCCGTCTCCCTCCTCCGCGACCTTGGGCCCGCGATGGAGCCGCAGGAGAGGGCACTCTCCCACCTCGTGGAGAGGCTCGCGGCGGGGAGGTTCCAGCTTGCCGTCCTCGGGCAGTTCAAGCGGGGGAAGAGCACGCTCCTCAACGCGATGCTCGGGGAAGACATCCTCCCAAGCTCCGTCATCCCGCTCACCGCGATCCCGACGTTCATCCGGCACGGGGAGGAGCGTGCCGTCCACGTCCACTTCGAGGGGAGCGGCGAGGAGAAGGTCATCCCCTGCACCTCGCCCGCGGAGATGAACCGTGTCCTCCTCGTGTACGTCTCCGAGGAGGCAAACCCGAGGAACAGGCTCGGGATCGCGACCGTCGAGATCACCCACCCCGCGCCCATCCTGCGGGACGTCGTCCTCGTCGACACGCCGGGGATAGGCTCGACGCACCGGCACAACACCGAGATGACGCTCAACTTCCTCCCCCAGTGCGACGCGGCGCTCTTCATCGTCTCGGCCGATCCCCCGATCACCGAGGTCGAGTGCGACTTCCTCGCCCACGTCCGGGAGAAGGTCGCGCGGCTCTTCTTCGTGCTGAACAAGGTCGACTACCTGACGCCGCGGGAGAGGGAGGAGGTGATTGCGTTCCTCCGCAGGGTCCTCGCCGAGAAGGCGGGGATCGCGGGGGACGTCACGGTCTTTCCGGTCTCCGCGAGGCAGGCGCTCGCCGCCCGGATTGCGGGGGACGAGGCGCTCCTCTCCGAGAGCGGACTTCCCGCCATCACCGCCCACCTCGTCGACTTCCTCGCCCGCGAGAAGACCCGCGTCCTCTCCGAGGCGGTGCGGAAGAAGGCGCTCGACGTGCTCCACGACGTCTCGCTCCGCGTCGGCCTCGAGGAAAAGTCGCTCGGGATGCCGATCTCCGACCTCGAGAGGAGGCTTGCCCTCTTCGCGGCGAAGGTCGCGGAGGCGGAGCGGCAGAGGCAGCAGACGCAGGATCTCCTCGCCGGGGACCACAGGAGGGTCGTCTCCCTCCTCGAGGAGGAGTGCGCGCGGCTGCGGGAGGACGCGGAGAGGCACCTCTCGGCCGTCGCGGCCGGTGCGATCCCGCCCGGGGGGGACCCCGATGCCCGGGCCGTCGAGAACGCGATCGCGGCGGAGATCCCGGTCTACTTCGAGCACGCCCTCGGCGAGGTCACCGCGCGGTTCGACCGCGAGATGATCGCGGTCCTCTCGGCCCACCGCGAGAGGGCCGACGCCCTCGCCGAGTCAGTCAGGGTCGCGGCATCGGCGATCTTCGAGATTCCCCACCACCCGCCCTCGGCGGGTTCCCCGATCGTCCTCGCCCGCGAGCCCTACTGGGTCTCGCGCAGGACGTGGTCAGGGATGCTCGGCATGATCTCGCCCGACCTCGTCGACCGCGCACTCCCCCGGTCCCTGCGGGAGAAGAGACTCCGCGACAGGGTCGCACGCGAGATCCACGCGCTCGTCGTCCAGAACGTCGAGAACCTCCGGTGGGCGACCCTCCAGAACATCGACGCCGCGTTCCGCGTCTTCTCGCGGGAGATCGACGAGGAGTTCGCCCGGACGATCGACGCGACGCGGGGGGCGATCGAGGCAGCCTACCGGCAGAGGAGGGAGAGGGCGGGGGAGGTGGAGGGGCGGCTCCGCACCCTCCGGGACGCGTCCCGCGCCCTCGGCGACCTCGTCGCCGCCCTCTCCCCCGCCCCCCCGTGAATATGATGGCGCGCGGGACAGCGGTCGCCCGGGGCGGGGAGACTCCCGCCATCCTCGCCCGCGCCGCGGGGTACGCGAGGGAGCGCCGGTGCCCCTCCGGGGGGTACTGCTTCTTCCGGCTGGATGAGCCGAACGCCGCGGACACGTGCTTTGCGCTCCACGTCCTCTCCCTCGCGGGCGAAATACCCGGCGACCACGAGACGGTGCGGTTCCTCCACGAACTGCAGGCACCGGACGGGTCGTACCCCTCCCTCGCCGCGGCTCTCTATGCGGGGGGAGCGCTCGGGCTGCTCGGGGCCCGCCCGCGCCGCGACCCTTCCGCGTACATCCTCCGGTCACTCCCGGTCCCCGACCCGCGGACGCGCGTTGCGGAGTCGCTCTCAATCTTCGAGCCCCTCCACGCGTGGGCGTCCCTCGTCGCGGTGCACGGAATCGAGCTTTCGCGGGAGACGAGGGAGAGGGTCGCGTCGGCCGTCCTCTCGTTCCGGTCGGGGGACGGGGGATTCGGGTTCCCGACGGCAACCCTCCCTGACACGCGGATGGCGGCAGAGATCCTCGCGGCGGTCTGCGGGGAGGACGCCGTCCCGGACGTCGCGGGATTCCTCGCGTCCTGCGCCGACGCCTCGTTTGGGTTCCTCCCGCGGCCGGGGTCGAGGCCCGCGTACCTCGAGCACGTGCACGCCGGCATCCGCCTCTCCCTCCTCCTCGGGGAGGGCCCGCGCTGGGGGGAGGCGTGCAGGGACTTCGTCCTCCGGTGCGCCCACCCGTCGGGCGGTTTCTCCCGCTCGATCTTTGGCGGCATCCCCACGCTCGAGGCGACGGCGCGGGCAGCGGAGTCCCTCGCCCTCCTCGACGCTATCTCCCGGGGCAGATGGGATTATGCGGGAATCGCACCGTACATGTGAGGGGAGGAGACCATTGGCTGACACACGGATAGAGCGGATCTTCGCCCGCGAGATCCTCGACTCCCGCGGGAACCCGACGGTCGAGGTGGACGTCCGTCTCGCGTGCGGCGCGGCGGGGAGGGCGGCGAGCCCCTCGGGAGCATCGACGGGGACCCACGAGGCCGTCGAGCTGCGGGACGGCGAGAAGGACCGGTACCGCGGGAAGGGAGTGCGGCGGGCGGTCGCCAACGTGAACGGGAAGATCGCCCCCGCTCTCGCGGGGATGGACGCCGCGGACCAGCGGGCGGTCGACGGCAGGATGATTGCGCTCGACGGGACGGGCAACAAGGCCTCCCTCGGGGCAAACGCCATCCTCGCGGTCTCGATGGCGGTCGCGAGGGCCGCGGCGGCGGCACGGGGGGAGAGCCTCTGGCGGTACCTCGGGGAACCCGGGAAGGCCGTGATGCCCGTCCCGATGATGAACATCATGAACGGCGGCGTCCACGCGAACTGGCAGGGCCCCGACTTCCAGGAGTACATGATCGTCCCGTACGGCGCCCCGAGCTTCTCCGAGGCTCTCCGGTACGGGAGCGAGACCTACCACACGCTGAAGGAGATCCTCAAGGCGGAGGGCTACAGCACGGGGATCGGCGACGAGGGGGGCTTTGCGCCGGCGGTCAGGTCGAACGAGGAACCGCTCGCGCTCATGGCCCGCGCGATCGAGGAGGCGGGCTACACGCCGGGCCGGGAGATCGGCTTTGCGCTCGACCCTGCCTCGAGCGGGTTTTGCGAGGGCGGCCGCTACGTGCTCAGGACGGAGGGGAGGGAGCTCTCCTCCGGCGAGATGGTCGACTACTACGCCGAGCTCGTCTCCCGCTACCCGGTCGTCGTGATCGAGGACGGCCTCTCCGAGGACGACTGGGAGGGCTGGAAGGAGCTCACCCGCAGGCTCGGGGACCGGGTCGAGCTCGTCGGCGACGACCTCTTCGTGACGAACGTCTCGCGGATCGCGAGGGGGATCGCAGAAGGGGTCGCAAACGCGGTCCTCATCAAGCCCAACCAGGTGGGGACGGTGACGGAGACGGTCGCGGCCGTCGCGCTCGCGCACTCCCGCGGCTGGGGCGCGATGGTCTCGCACAGGAGCGGCGA of Methanolinea sp. contains these proteins:
- a CDS encoding NFYB/HAP3 family transcription factor subunit; the encoded protein is MADLPLAAVVRIAKKSGAERVGSDAATALVAKSEEYLAELVKKATKFAMHAGRKTIKEEDVELAAKEI
- a CDS encoding dynamin family protein, producing the protein MHGQVPERAPDPPAAGPVSPPSPPQLPDLLCSAVSLLRDLGPAMEPQERALSHLVERLAAGRFQLAVLGQFKRGKSTLLNAMLGEDILPSSVIPLTAIPTFIRHGEERAVHVHFEGSGEEKVIPCTSPAEMNRVLLVYVSEEANPRNRLGIATVEITHPAPILRDVVLVDTPGIGSTHRHNTEMTLNFLPQCDAALFIVSADPPITEVECDFLAHVREKVARLFFVLNKVDYLTPREREEVIAFLRRVLAEKAGIAGDVTVFPVSARQALAARIAGDEALLSESGLPAITAHLVDFLAREKTRVLSEAVRKKALDVLHDVSLRVGLEEKSLGMPISDLERRLALFAAKVAEAERQRQQTQDLLAGDHRRVVSLLEEECARLREDAERHLSAVAAGAIPPGGDPDARAVENAIAAEIPVYFEHALGEVTARFDREMIAVLSAHRERADALAESVRVAASAIFEIPHHPPSAGSPIVLAREPYWVSRRTWSGMLGMISPDLVDRALPRSLREKRLRDRVAREIHALVVQNVENLRWATLQNIDAAFRVFSREIDEEFARTIDATRGAIEAAYRQRRERAGEVEGRLRTLRDASRALGDLVAALSPAPP
- a CDS encoding prenyltransferase/squalene oxidase repeat-containing protein, producing MARGTAVARGGETPAILARAAGYARERRCPSGGYCFFRLDEPNAADTCFALHVLSLAGEIPGDHETVRFLHELQAPDGSYPSLAAALYAGGALGLLGARPRRDPSAYILRSLPVPDPRTRVAESLSIFEPLHAWASLVAVHGIELSRETRERVASAVLSFRSGDGGFGFPTATLPDTRMAAEILAAVCGEDAVPDVAGFLASCADASFGFLPRPGSRPAYLEHVHAGIRLSLLLGEGPRWGEACRDFVLRCAHPSGGFSRSIFGGIPTLEATARAAESLALLDAISRGRWDYAGIAPYM
- the eno gene encoding phosphopyruvate hydratase, which codes for MADTRIERIFAREILDSRGNPTVEVDVRLACGAAGRAASPSGASTGTHEAVELRDGEKDRYRGKGVRRAVANVNGKIAPALAGMDAADQRAVDGRMIALDGTGNKASLGANAILAVSMAVARAAAAARGESLWRYLGEPGKAVMPVPMMNIMNGGVHANWQGPDFQEYMIVPYGAPSFSEALRYGSETYHTLKEILKAEGYSTGIGDEGGFAPAVRSNEEPLALMARAIEEAGYTPGREIGFALDPASSGFCEGGRYVLRTEGRELSSGEMVDYYAELVSRYPVVVIEDGLSEDDWEGWKELTRRLGDRVELVGDDLFVTNVSRIARGIAEGVANAVLIKPNQVGTVTETVAAVALAHSRGWGAMVSHRSGETVDTFISDFSVAMGTGHLKTGAPARGERVEKYNQLLRIEEEMGTGARYAGRKAFVR